In Terriglobales bacterium, a single window of DNA contains:
- a CDS encoding heme exporter protein CcmB gives MNTASVLRATLTKDLRLEWRSKDAINSMLFFALLVVVIFSFAFEPTAEEAQRITGGLMWVAFLFAAVVALNQTWARELRNQVLDAYRVSPAPGASLFLAKTIGNFLFVIVLECLMAPLFVVFYNLRSIGPEYQLALAAVLGTWALVVNGTFFAAMSLRTRAREIMLPLLLFPISIPALLAMVSATTATLTGESSPVLALEFLAVYDLVFTIICLLLFDTVLHAE, from the coding sequence ATGAACACCGCCTCCGTCCTGCGCGCCACCCTCACCAAAGACCTCCGCCTGGAGTGGCGCTCCAAGGACGCCATCAACTCCATGCTGTTCTTCGCCCTGCTGGTAGTGGTGATCTTCAGCTTCGCCTTCGAGCCGACCGCCGAGGAGGCGCAGCGCATCACCGGCGGGCTGATGTGGGTGGCGTTCCTCTTTGCCGCAGTGGTTGCGCTCAACCAGACCTGGGCGCGCGAACTGCGCAACCAGGTGCTCGACGCCTACCGCGTCTCGCCCGCGCCCGGCGCTTCGCTGTTCCTCGCCAAGACCATCGGCAACTTCCTCTTCGTCATCGTGCTGGAGTGCCTGATGGCGCCGCTGTTCGTGGTGTTTTACAACCTCCGCAGCATCGGACCGGAGTATCAGCTGGCGCTGGCCGCCGTCCTCGGCACCTGGGCGCTGGTGGTGAATGGCACGTTCTTTGCCGCCATGTCGCTGCGCACCCGGGCCCGCGAGATCATGCTGCCCCTGCTGCTGTTCCCCATCTCCATCCCCGCGCTGCTGGCCATGGTCAGCGCCACTACCGCTACCCTGACCGGCGAATCCTCGCCCGTGCTCGCTCTCGAGTTCCTCGCCGTCTACGACCTTGTGTTCACCATCATCTGCCTGCTACTGTTCGACACGGTCTTGCACGCCGAATGA
- the ccsA gene encoding cytochrome c biogenesis protein CcsA gives MRTAFVIFSVLVFVLLSNGLYQALVAAPTEATMGDVQRIFYYHVPSAWTAFLCFIANFVASIIYLLNRNEKLDAFALSAAEVGVVFCTVVLLTGPIWARPVWGIWWTWDARLTSTLVLWLIYVSYLVLRRYATGSQTAVLAAALAIFGFLDVVFVYMAIRWFRTQHPQPVVGGGQGSGIDPHMLHALLMNFLAFAAYGTLLLWLRYKLERTRHMVEAVHVSKAVAGEGR, from the coding sequence ATGAGAACCGCATTCGTCATTTTCTCCGTACTCGTCTTCGTCCTGCTGAGCAACGGCCTGTACCAGGCCCTGGTGGCCGCTCCCACCGAGGCCACCATGGGTGACGTCCAGCGCATCTTCTATTACCACGTGCCATCGGCCTGGACCGCCTTCCTCTGCTTCATCGCCAACTTCGTGGCATCCATCATTTATCTGCTGAATCGGAACGAGAAGCTGGACGCCTTCGCGCTCTCCGCGGCCGAAGTCGGCGTTGTCTTCTGCACGGTGGTGCTGCTGACCGGCCCCATCTGGGCGCGGCCGGTGTGGGGCATCTGGTGGACCTGGGACGCGCGCCTGACCTCGACCCTGGTCCTGTGGCTGATCTACGTCAGCTATCTCGTTCTTCGACGCTATGCCACCGGCAGCCAGACTGCGGTGCTTGCCGCAGCGCTGGCGATCTTCGGCTTTCTGGACGTGGTCTTTGTGTACATGGCGATCCGCTGGTTCCGCACCCAACATCCTCAGCCGGTGGTGGGCGGCGGGCAGGGCTCGGGCATCGACCCGCACATGCTCCACGCCCTGCTGATGAACTTCCTGGCCTTCGCCGCCTATGGGACGCTGTTGCTGTGGCTCCGTTACAAGCTGGAGCGGACTCGCCACATGGTGGAAGCGGTGCATGTCTCGAAGGCCGTCGCCGGGGAGGGCCGATGA
- a CDS encoding CcmD family protein translates to MNKTYFLYAAYVVTWMVHITYLALLGRKAARLRREIEDLKRQP, encoded by the coding sequence ATGAACAAAACCTACTTCCTTTACGCCGCGTATGTCGTGACCTGGATGGTGCACATCACTTATCTGGCGCTGCTGGGACGCAAAGCCGCCCGCCTGCGGCGGGAGATCGAAGACCTCAAGCGGCAGCCATGA
- a CDS encoding DUF3592 domain-containing protein yields the protein MTPGTRAVLRVIASAFFIFFLGFLGISAPMYWSQYKILRTWPAADAEVTSCRVLVLESPSGPLHDIEVRFAFSVIGRPYAGVIHSNHLSTSRDRKEKQAAGFPVGSHHQIRYNPADPSDVRARVGYNLHFFAVPIFVSGVGAIFLVIGLVIWVASSRH from the coding sequence ATGACTCCGGGCACGCGCGCCGTCTTGCGGGTCATCGCCAGCGCGTTCTTCATCTTCTTTCTTGGATTCCTTGGCATCTCCGCGCCCATGTACTGGAGCCAGTACAAGATCCTGCGCACCTGGCCCGCGGCCGACGCCGAAGTCACCAGCTGCCGGGTGCTGGTGCTCGAGAGCCCGAGCGGCCCGTTGCACGACATCGAGGTGCGGTTCGCCTTTTCGGTGATTGGCCGCCCCTACGCCGGCGTCATCCACTCCAACCACCTCAGCACCAGCCGCGACCGCAAGGAGAAACAGGCCGCCGGATTTCCCGTGGGCAGCCATCACCAGATCCGCTACAACCCCGCCGATCCGAGCGACGTCCGGGCGCGGGTCGGCTACAACCTCCACTTTTTCGCCGTGCCCATCTTCGTCTCCGGGGTCGGCGCCATCTTCTTAGTTATCGGCTTGGTGATTTGGGTGGCTTCCTCCCGTCACTAA
- a CDS encoding cysteine synthase family protein — translation MDVAVELAPGVSERLRALGRLVGNTPLLAIEFRFRGRTRVLYAKSEHMNLTGSIKDRMALHILHRAYRDQLIRPGDAIVEASSGNTGISFAALGRALGHPVIIFMPEWMSRERLDLVRSFGAEVVAVSHQQGGFLGAIRRAEDYAAAHPNVFLPHQFSNQANTEAHEKTTGPELWWQLRFEGLAPDAFVAGTGTGGTVMGVGRFLRGKSKAVRVHPLEPAESPTLSTGCHVGNHRIQGISDEFVPSILELQTLDEVISVHDGDAILMAQKLAAELGVAVGISSGANFLGALKAQERLGPDAVVATVFADDNKKYLSTDLLRQEPVGDGYLSAEVELIGLRAYKRVCEFCCEVYDGPQPAPR, via the coding sequence ATGGACGTAGCTGTCGAACTCGCGCCGGGCGTTTCCGAGCGGTTGAGGGCTCTGGGACGGCTGGTGGGCAACACGCCCCTGCTGGCCATCGAGTTCCGCTTCCGCGGCCGCACCCGTGTGCTCTACGCCAAGTCGGAGCACATGAACCTGACCGGCAGCATCAAGGACCGCATGGCGCTGCACATCCTGCACCGCGCCTACCGCGACCAGCTCATCCGCCCCGGCGATGCCATCGTCGAGGCCAGCAGCGGGAACACCGGCATCTCCTTCGCCGCCCTCGGCCGCGCCCTGGGACATCCGGTCATCATCTTCATGCCTGAATGGATGAGCCGCGAGCGGCTTGACCTGGTCCGCAGTTTCGGGGCCGAGGTGGTTGCCGTCAGTCACCAGCAGGGCGGGTTCCTGGGGGCGATCCGCAGGGCCGAGGACTACGCCGCCGCGCACCCCAACGTCTTTCTTCCCCACCAGTTCTCGAACCAGGCCAATACCGAGGCGCACGAGAAGACCACCGGCCCCGAGCTGTGGTGGCAATTGCGCTTCGAAGGCCTGGCCCCGGATGCTTTTGTCGCCGGCACGGGCACCGGCGGGACGGTGATGGGCGTCGGCAGGTTCCTGCGCGGCAAGAGCAAGGCGGTGCGAGTGCATCCCCTGGAGCCGGCCGAATCTCCGACCCTCTCCACCGGATGCCACGTCGGAAACCATCGCATCCAGGGGATTTCCGACGAGTTCGTGCCCTCCATCCTGGAGCTGCAAACCCTCGACGAAGTCATCAGCGTGCATGACGGCGACGCCATCCTGATGGCGCAGAAGCTGGCGGCTGAACTTGGGGTTGCGGTCGGCATCTCCTCGGGGGCAAACTTCCTGGGCGCCCTGAAGGCGCAGGAAAGGCTCGGCCCGGATGCGGTCGTGGCCACCGTCTTTGCCGACGATAACAAGAAGTATCTCAGCACCGACCTGCTGCGGCAGGAGCCGGTGGGCGACGGATATCTGAGCGCGGAGGTCGAACTCATCGGCCTTCGCGCCTACAAGCGCGTATGCGAATTCTGCTGCGAGGTGTACGATGGCCCGCAACCGGCCCCGCGCTGA
- a CDS encoding cytochrome c3 family protein: MKTYKAIAILLGLTLVFVVGSTLFAADKQPKDTYILKGAPMGGVKFDHKAHVANADKKCETCHHASKTEKPSTAAQQACTDCHTSTATAPMKTKLQAAFHDPTAKKGTCIDCHAKAVAAGKKAPTKCMECHKKENV; encoded by the coding sequence GTGAAGACTTACAAAGCCATTGCCATCCTGCTCGGCTTGACTCTTGTGTTCGTGGTTGGCTCCACCCTGTTCGCGGCCGACAAGCAACCGAAGGATACCTACATCCTGAAGGGCGCGCCCATGGGCGGAGTCAAGTTCGATCACAAGGCGCACGTGGCCAACGCGGACAAGAAGTGCGAGACCTGCCACCACGCGTCCAAGACCGAGAAGCCATCCACAGCGGCGCAGCAAGCCTGCACCGACTGCCACACTTCAACCGCCACCGCGCCCATGAAGACCAAGCTTCAAGCGGCGTTCCACGACCCCACGGCCAAGAAGGGCACCTGCATCGATTGCCATGCCAAGGCAGTCGCGGCCGGCAAGAAGGCCCCCACCAAGTGCATGGAGTGTCACAAGAAAGAAAACGTTTAA
- a CDS encoding GNAT family N-acetyltransferase: MHHPELRTERLLLRDFRRADIPDIVRLAGAREVAANTLRIPHPYTAADAETFLRLRAEKSFGYSFAITLFASGELCGAVGLHPDAVHPRAELGYWIGVPYWGRGYATEAARAVLDFGFRELKLQRIFAHHFEGNPASARVLQKLGMKHEGCSRQHIKKWGELLDLENYGILRSEWK, encoded by the coding sequence ATGCACCATCCCGAGCTGCGGACGGAACGGCTGCTGCTGCGCGATTTCCGGCGCGCGGACATCCCCGACATCGTGCGCCTGGCGGGCGCGCGCGAGGTGGCCGCCAATACCCTGCGCATCCCCCATCCCTACACCGCAGCCGACGCCGAGACCTTCTTGAGGCTGCGGGCGGAGAAGAGCTTCGGCTATTCCTTCGCCATCACCCTGTTCGCTTCAGGCGAGCTCTGCGGCGCGGTGGGGCTGCATCCCGACGCCGTCCATCCCCGCGCCGAACTGGGCTATTGGATCGGCGTCCCCTACTGGGGCCGCGGCTACGCCACCGAAGCCGCCCGCGCAGTGCTGGACTTCGGCTTCCGCGAGCTCAAGTTGCAGCGCATCTTCGCCCACCACTTCGAAGGGAACCCGGCCTCGGCGCGCGTGCTGCAAAAGCTCGGCATGAAACACGAAGGCTGCTCCCGCCAGCACATCAAGAAATGGGGCGAGCTGCTTGACCTGGAGAACTACGGAATCCTGCGCTCGGAGTGGAAGTAA
- a CDS encoding ribonuclease HI family protein, with translation MSDLVAYVDGGSHGNPGPSGIGVVIQVPAGEHIKIAKWIGHQDNNVAEYVALLEALQHAVALKARTLHVFSDSQVVVRQMTGEYACRSSRLYSLHWTCRKLARSLRFSIAHIPREHNREANLLANHAVRQRLVLS, from the coding sequence ATGTCCGATCTCGTAGCCTATGTGGACGGCGGCTCCCACGGGAACCCGGGGCCGTCGGGCATTGGGGTCGTGATCCAGGTTCCCGCCGGCGAGCACATCAAGATCGCCAAGTGGATCGGCCACCAGGACAACAACGTGGCCGAGTACGTCGCCCTGCTCGAAGCGCTGCAGCACGCCGTCGCCCTCAAGGCCAGGACCCTGCACGTCTTCTCCGATTCCCAGGTCGTGGTGCGGCAGATGACGGGGGAATACGCCTGCCGCAGCTCGCGCCTGTATTCCCTGCACTGGACCTGCCGCAAGCTGGCGCGCTCGCTGCGCTTCTCCATCGCCCACATCCCGCGGGAGCACAACCGCGAGGCCAATCTCCTGGCCAACCACGCCGTGCGGCAGCGCCTGGTCCTGAGTTAG